The genome window AGGTGTTGTACCTCATGGATACAGTGACAAAGAACATCGCCAGTCATACAATGATACTGTATGACTACATTCACGAAGGGAACATTCCACGAACCTTCTACTCTGCGAAGTGCAAGCCGATCACGTGCAATGATGAAACCGTATGTTGTTAACGTAACAAAATCATGACatcacaaaatgaaaattacagaatCCGCATAACTTGACGAAAGTTGATAAGACGGAGAAATGTCCATTCCTCTTGCCGACCAAAACTGCATCTGGCGGTACTTTTTTCTTGCAACTTGCTGATTCGGCATTTCGGAGCGACAACAATCGTCATATTGAGTATCTGGTCAATTGAAGCGATCTGCTGTTAGTTAACTatcagaaagaaaaaatcaatatcttctttttcagAGTATATCGTGCTTGCCTGAATTCCAAGGTGTCGGATCTCCCACCACCCACAACGGAGTTGTCTTTCGAACACTGGCGACAGATAAGCTGTGCCCTTGGTTTAGTATGATGAGTTCGCCTATACCTTGTGAGTTTTATGGTTACAGCGTTTACACTAGTTCGCGActctaaatgttttttcgaaattgacGCACTTAGTGTTATCTAATTAAACTTGTTGAGAAATTCCCTGCAAATTCTAATTTGCAGCAGGAAAAGTTagcaaaaaggaaaaacaacATACAAGAACTCCTCTCCGTTTCAACTGTCACAACGAGCTACGAGTCTGCGGAGGAAATGCAGAAACTCACGAACCATTTGAGTTTCAACTCATAACCTATGCGGCAACATTGCCTCGATGTACTCGCCTTTGCAGAAAGGTCGTATATGTGCAGCGATGTGGTCGTCAATATGGACATGGACTCATCATGTACAGCTACACAAAGCCCGGATTAATTCCCCGGCCACTGAACTCTCGATTAAAACCTTCAACTACGGAATGGTTTGACAGTTTCTCACCGGAAATCCGAGGAGACATATTTCACTTGCTGAAAAGAAGTCCAATCAGTGAGACTGTAAGAAGGATTCATAAAGATTACGGGGTTCATCTCAGTCCGAAGCGACTGTTGAATCTGAGACCTCAAAGTTGGCCGATTAAAGACCAACCACTTGTCACCGAATGGATGATGCAGATGATTCGTTGCCGACATCATCGGATAATTGAtagtttatgattttttgcttATAACTTATGATCTCAAATTGtgcaatattttgaatttcatttatctccatttttcaattttttgaatacgtGTTTGATAGGTTATAGGTGTTTGATAAGTAAATGATTTAAAAGTAAcaggttttgcaaaaaaatggaaattccgCGCACGATTGCTCgtattttatggatttttggcaaaatgggGAAAAGTCCCAAGttcatcaaaatttgactgaTTGATTTTATTCCAGATAATCAATCTACCGGTTTGTGAATTCACAGAATAAATAAGTTCACAACATTGTTTTTCACAATTCATAAATggcaacatttatttttagtagAAAACAGGTTtaggcgtttttttttgctcttcaaCACTCAATTGTTGCTTCGGTTCACGCTTCTTGCCATTTTCTGCTTATTTTTCTGCATATTCATggcgtttcaaaaattcctaaatctgaaattccctaaaaaatccgaaaactgGTGTTTTATATTCACAAAGATTTATTCATAGGCAATTTCCTGAACTACGTTTACATACATGTGGAACCCACTCTACGTGCCTACATTATACCTCAGCCATACCTGCTAGTCTCAACACCGGGCCTGCCTAACTCATGCTGTCTAACTCATGTCTGGATACCTTGTGCCTACCTCGCGCCTACTTTCCTCGTACATGCCTACGGTTCTGCTGTTCCCACCACATGTCTGCCTACGGAAATGGGCGACATTTAATAAAGATTATCATTGAATACCAGGCTGTGCTGACTAACAAACTTTGAGATGACTTCAAGTGGTCGCCCAAGtttctgtaattttattttttaaaaaacaccggcatctttattaattttccacAGGCAAGTTCAGCTATTTCACATAAATACAATGTTAATCAATAATTAAAGATCCTGAGCAACCAAAATATCAGATTTCTCTGAATCCTCTTCGGTCTTCATATCCTCCATAATACCATTGATGTCGTGAAGAATCGAACGGACTTGATGAGGTGATGCGTGGAATTCCTTGGCAACAAGAGAAGTGATCTCTGATACAGTAATACATTGTCCTCCGATCATTACTTCAACGTCGGTTCCACGGAATGGTTGACGGGCGAAGAGCTGGAAGTggatatgaaaaatatttttttgcagttcaaTTGTTTGCGTTTAAACATTCTAGGATTCGAACcaaggggtgtgcggcaaatctcaaaatttgccgagctcggcaaattcggcaaatcttttttcaatatttgccgaggacggcaaattttgcaaatttggcCAACTCGGCAAATGgccaattcggcaaatttggcaaatttgccgcacacccttGATTGGAGCCTGCATCAATACTCTAAAGTTCTCATAATaaccacattttgaaaatttgcaaatttgcaaaaatttggaaatcgaGAAAGAAACGATTGACATACGATTGACGATTAACATGACATACATGTGTTCTCATTTAAATAATTGTCACTGCTTTTCATGAAAGTATTGGAGATATACAATTCCAACAAAAGAATACCTGAGTAAACCAATTAGTCACATAACTAATCAgcataatatttaaaatcgtTCCCCACACCAAATAGGTAATCACTTTACAgaacttttcaaatgtatCGATTTGAGGCACTTTGTCTCCGAAACCAACTGTTGCAAAACTGatgaagctgaaattttttttaatttaaaaaccatAATACTCTGAATATATCTATATAAACCTGAAATAGCAGTCATCAATGGAATACGCAGCTCCCGAGTGTGGAATAAAGAAGAAGCCAATTGCAAATGTTAGAAGGTAGAGGCAGGCGATTACGATACCTGGCATATCCTTGTCATTTACTAGTTCGCTTTCGGTTCTTTCCTAAAAAGAGTTCCCATTGAGGAGTTGCCAAGTTAATAAGAAAATCTAACTGACCGAGAAAATCCAACCATGAGTTTTCCAGTAGaattttgtcaaatattttccaaaatttccaaggGTCACTACAAGAAGAGGAATCCccaaaattgagaagaatatTGAGAAAACTCGTGAAGCATGAGTCTGAGGATACTGATTTCCGTAGCCTATTGTTGAAATTGTGATGAACTCGAAGAACACAACTTCATAGAAGGATTGCTCTCCGAGCACCGGATCaatgctttgaaaaattgcagctCCAACCAACATTAATGTAGTGAGAATCAAGACGATTATGGCTTGTGGAGCGATTCGCCGGAGGAGTTTCTGAATTATAATTGCCTGacattgtgagaaaaatttaaaaagaatctCAGACGGGGAAAGTTAATCTTCACAATAACTCAGTAGCAGAACTGGATATCACATCACCGATTCCTCGTGCGAGAATTGAACTCGCAGCGGTTGAGTGGCGGGCGCACGCGCACACCACTCGGCCACAAATGCAGTCGGCAGCGTGTCTCTAAAGACATATAAAAAGCGCGTATAGTGTAGTAATGTTACAAAATGGTTTGCAACTttgaggattactgtagttttcaactactcgttttttgcaaagttttcattgatttttttatagttttcgttccgtttttcattaaaaacagtttttcaacaaaacacgtaaggaaaactattaaaaataaatgaaaatttggcaaaaaagaGTAGttggaaattacagtaatcctcaaaggcgcacatccttttgcatttttgcaaaatcattttcctgtcgagacctggtaccgtatttttaggaaaaactcGCAAACTTTCTTGAGGtttccgaaaaataaattaatgcaTCTTACCTCAAGACTGCTCTTCTGCttcattttgatgaaaaatcgagaCAAAAATAGTGGAAAACAGCTgtgaaaaaccggaaaatacTGTGCCAGATGTCGTCGGGCAGGTCACttcaaaaacggaaaattgtaaaaaaaatcgatgagtgatcgaaaaagaagagagaCGTAAAGAAGAGGTGTAAAAACAAACTGGCCCGTCTTTGTCAGTAGACGAAAAAGTATTCAAAGTGCCCCATGAATTTACGACACTCGTTATAGCAACCAAATGTCTGCGCGTACCGCTCTTTTTTTGTATATCActcgagaagaagaaggaaaagagaCAAAACTGTGTTTATTGTGGGGGAAAaaagaatgtgaaaaatgagaaatgtgTCGACAAATTGATTTGATGTTTAGTTTCAGTGAgagaaaacgaacaaaaaaaaatataagaagGATCTAGTTGAGGCAATCGGTGGATTCTCCGGAGAATGATCCGGCCAAATTGAGCTCTCCGATATCGAATGTTCTATCGGCAGTCTCTCCCTCGCTGATGAAGCTCTTTGGAATCTTGATCTTCAGCTTCTTGTAGCAAACCTTAAAATATAAACGATTATCGAATGTTCGAGGAGAACGAAGTGAGAATCCTAGACAGTGAAAAACCCTATTGTCTATTCCTAGCGCCACATTTCCGA of Caenorhabditis elegans chromosome II contains these proteins:
- the twk-5 gene encoding Potassium channel domain-containing protein (Confirmed by transcript evidence); protein product: MKQKSSLEKLLRRIAPQAIIVLILTTLMLVGAAIFQSIDPVLGEQSFYEVVFFEFITISTIGYGNQYPQTHASRVFSIFFSILGIPLLVVTLGNFGKYLTKFYWKTHGWIFSERTESELVNDKDMPGIVIACLYLLTFAIGFFFIPHSGAAYSIDDCYFSFISFATVGFGDKVPQIDTFEKFCKVITYLVWGTILNIMLISYVTNWFTQLFARQPFRGTDVEVMIGGQCITVSEITSLVAKEFHASPHQVRSILHDINGIMEDMKTEEDSEKSDILVAQDL